TGTACATTTTGAACTGGGAGGTTCCCAACGACTCCAGCGAGTCCACTCAGCAGCGACTGCTGGAACATGGCGTCATCTTCGTCTGCGGCTATGTTCGGGCTGAGCAGCGCATCGTCTACGATCGACCCGTCCGACAGTGCAACCAGACCTCGTTTGTCTTTCTTCCCtgtaatatacatatttacaaagTGATTGTACATTTGCGGACACGATCTTAACCCACATTAAgagaataaaatatgtattaccTGTGGTGTATTGTCCCAATTCTTTCTCTGGATTATCTCTTTTATCTCGTTTCTTATTAGAATCATCTCGTTTATATAAGTTATGTGACGATGTCTCATCGATGTACTGCACATTTGCTGGGTTGAGTAAGGAACCAGATAACATCACCGTCGATGATTTTGATGGACCCAAAGGCTGCCTTACTGAAAATCTCTGTCCGTGACCAATAGAGGAGGACACTGGTATATCTAGTAAAGAAATTTGAGGCAAGGGGTTGGACGAGGGCAGCGCTGATGGGATTTGATGAACACTGTTGAGCAGCTGTTCAGAGACAATCCTGTTACTCAGTTGGCCGTTGATGTATCCCTGCTGGAGTTGCAACCCGTTGGGCAGCTGCACGGGGATCATCTGTTGCTGCGGCTGCGGGCCGGCGATGTTGAGGTCGGGCGCGCGCTGCAGCTGCCCGCCGATGAGGAAGTTCCCGTTGCCCAGCGGCGTGGcctcgggcggcggcggctCCGTCACCGCCTCCGTGGAGGCCTCCACCGGGGTGCCGTCGTGCTTGAAGTGGTGGGCGTGATGGTGCTTGTGATCTTTGTGGGCTTTGCCCGCCGTCAACGCAACATGATATAGTTGAAGCATCGTCACTTCACCCATAAGTCCAGCTTGCtctgaaaattatttattatagatgACTTTAACAGatatgtataggtatttaaatgaaAAAGCTATACTAATAATAGACTTAACAAAAGAGTTGTTACCCCCGTGTAGGTACTTAGACATTTATGTGATcgttagaaaaataaaataatttcatacttaTTCTACAACGAATTCTTTAACATTTAATAAAACCGCCGGAGTCGAACGGTAGCTTGATGCTTCAGATACTTACTTATAGTGGGCTCGATACCATCTTTGCTATATAAAAGGCTCTGTTCTTGACCAGTGATAGCTATGCCGCCTCCTTTTATTATGTGACCCACCAACTGAAATTTATAAAACGATATTAAGGTGAAGTGATAATGGCCCTTTCTTATACTATATACCTACGGAACTTATTATGCGAGATCCGAGACGCTTGTTTATATAATCGCAATTACGTTCAATATACGAGTACATACCCTGTTGTGGAACCCTCTGCCCACTCGCTCTGCGTTCACCCAAATTTGCCATTCTCCAGTTTTGCCATTCCAAGATTGACAAGAATGATACCACCTATAAAAGACGACAAACAGATATATTTTAGTCACACAGAGGTTTTTAAATAAACAGCTTAACAGGGAAGCTCTTTTGATAAACAAGTGCTACTATTCACTCAACGAATATTTAAATGATGATAATATAAATGAGAAagattaaataatgtaaaatagatattaatataattatataattgtaGAATGTAAGAAATTTTGCTGTGCCCCAACAGGGTAATCATGTAGCAACtatattattacctaacacCTGTTTAAAATCAAAATGAACATGATCGCAATAAAGATTTGAATTGAAGCTAAGAGCAGACCGCAATatcaatatatgtatatgtattatgGCGGTTGTCAATTTTACGtgaccgtaagtgcgttttcacattatccgatccgatatcggatgtcggaccgatatcccatatatttacgccaccatctttatttttttcctttgaaatctttccgacttccgatatcggatcggacaatgtgaaaacgcactaagtgtaCAACCCGATTGAACAGTTTTGTCAGGTCAAATGCGCCGATAAAACCGTAGTAACACGTTAAATAGAACTAATTCACCAGGTTTTGCGAGTAAGGTACCTAAATAATACATATCTATATAGACAAACTTGCAAAAGCGCATTACCTTGAAATATGTGACATATTTAGAGGCATTACGAAATATCGCAACCTTACCTAACAAGACGAGAAGATAATACACGATGACTTCACCGTTGCGTGTATAACGCGACAATGTGAAAGGACCGAACTCTCGGACCCTAAACCACTATCAACTGTTTGATGTGGATGGTTATTGTAATGATATCGTTATGTCGTACCCGCTCGCAAGCACAAAGTTGGCCAACATGAAATATTACACGTTTCTTCTTTAGCCTGTGATTTAATCTGATTGTTTCTTTGACCCTACATATTATGCGTGACAACCATCCTGATAAGAAAAAACTTAACATCCTATGTGTAACATTTAATTGTTGGATTACATTAGTAAATTGCTTCAGTTTGTATTTGTTAATACTAATCAACTCAAGCAGCGTGAAGTGTTGTTGCATTAATCTTATGAGTTATCACAACTACTCTCATCCTGTTGGGTAAAGATTGGTTATaaatgactagcttttgcccacagctttgctcgcgttagaaagagacaaaaagtagcctatgtcactctccatcccttcaactatctccacttaaaatatcacgtcaattcgtcggtccgttttgccgtgaaagacggacaaacaaacagacacacacactttcccatttatgtatagtatgaatactcacgtgttaagtttCAGAGGATAATTGAGCCTGAAGAAGGTCTGTCCGTGGACGGCCATGCTGAAATAGCTAGCTTCCACGGTGTTTGATATCCAAGCCGAAATCTCTTTAGGGCTGTCTCCAACTATAAAATTAACAATCCGTCAATATTACTGAggcttagggccggttgcatcaaaccgtctgtcaccgttaaagcattcgttaaattttattgtatgggatgtTACATAGTCATCTGctacgtgacgatgatgtgtctgtcaaatttggttgatgcaactggcccttagtaacTACAAGGCTACTAGATTCACGCATCTTTTACGGAGATTCCTCTAAAAGATAagatgtataattgtatatagcCAGTTTTGATTGAACCCTTTTAGCATGAGTTCCTAGGTATCATTACTTATTTTATGAAGATGGCAATAGTGTATCTATGTCGTCCTGCATAAAAGTGTTAGAGATAGTAGGGATAAATTAGTAAGAATGTACGTGACTATTTTGACGCCAAACATATTAGGTATCGTGAGTGTAGGTTTATGTTTTGTTATTAAAAGATAGGCCGTATTGAAAAGCTTATGAGTGATATTCTGCCAGGTCATATCAGATAATGCATCTGCGTGCGTGGAATGGCGAGGTGTCGCAACCGTGCGTGCTCGCGGCGCAGCAACCGCTCCACTCCACGCGACGCTCTACGACACATTATCGAGATTCGAGACGTTTCGTCAAACATATCGAAACTTCGGTACATAAATCACGATACTGTCATTTATAGGATGATATTGCATGATAAATAGGTAATACCTGAATTTTTAGAGTTCCTTTTTGATTGTTATGACACGTAAATATATGTTACCTAGTTAACATACATACTAACATACGTGTGTTAAAACTGAAAAATAACATGAGTTCAGACATGACTTTCTAAGACATGACTTACATAGAAACTACCCAACAAGCAATTAAAACACCCTGGTTAGTTTTACATTGTTATTACCTATGCTATAATTAAAATACTGCAAGAACTAACTTTAAAATGACTGAATTACGAAGTGTCGGTTATTATTTATGATATGAATAAACTCGTAACAGcagttttaattataaatgtttaCACTCTAATGAAAAAATAGATTACTTTTCCGATTTATGACTCTGTATAGAAAAAATGTCTGATATCAACAGTATAATTTTAGCATAAAATAGTAACACTACTGATAAAGCTTAGAGTTTTGCCATAGAAATGTTGAACAAAAGTGTGACGATCAGAGTAAAAAATGACAAGTTTAGTCTCTCGGTGCATTCTCGCTCGGCATGCCAATTTTTGAATCCTTTCAAATTTCCTAGGTTTATACGCTAAATTCTGCTAAATTGTTAAAAAGGTTTTCTTTGGAAAAATCAAtgtgtaacttattttttttgtatcttACCTGAATAAGAGAACAAGGGATGGTCATCCGAGTGGTTATGGAACTTCGACCACATGCACAGAGTAAACTCCTTCAGGTCTGGCAGATCCTTCTGATACTCCACATACTGGTAGAACAGTTCCTGGTTCATGGACACTTTGTAGACGCTGCAGGCGTCCGAGTCTGCGAGGGGGCCAGCGCTGTACGCGCCGGACAGTTTGCTCGGGTACGCTAGGCTCGGTGGCTTACGATTGATAATTTTTAACGCCGAACTGTAAAAAAGATTTAGTGTTactaattgaattgaaattgaaatcatttatttcagacttattggtccataataataaataaatacattaaataaaaaataaaaaaaaataaaatagaaattaaaattacattatactaaaataattaaaatataaataacaacaaaattaatcatataaaattaaaatggcTGTTAGGCCTCACATGCATGCCCATCCAGTGGTTGATTATAGGGCTGTCcactaatatataaatactaatatATACACTAATAcataaatcgtcactactttgaaaaaatctcgtatctcacgctggtCCTCAGGGTTAAAACgcaaacgcagtaagtctatatacattccatacatacttactacaattttcttttcattgacagacgaagatacaagttttttttaaagtagtgacgaaatacatCTATAGATGAGATTAATTATTTCATAATgcaaattacagtataaattgcaTGTCAACCTACAATAATTCATATTACAATTATAACACTCTTCGTTTAATACGCTACTTGCTCAGGTAATCTAGTATAGCAAGCTGCGCGAGCCACAAGCCCCTTTTGGctataataataattgaaatattatttcAGTAAACAATTAACGCGTGTTGCTTAATGAAagtgaaaataaaaaagattcgGTATACTTAAGTGAGACGATAAGAGTATGAAGGATGTGATGAGTGTGTTTGTGACCGAATTAACTAATCACGTATACAAATTCTCCAACATAGGTATAGTAATTGGCTAGCAATCTGCTTGAACAAATCTCTCTAAAGAGTCTGACACTTAGGTTACCTTACCTTCCCAGTACATACGGGGACGGGACAACTTCTCCGATTAGTTCTTGTGTTGGAttgaaaatatatataatttacatCCAAtgatttaaaatatgtaaagaAAAACCTAATTACCTGGTTTCCGGTGCCTTCAGGTAAGTCGTGTAGGTAAGGGAGGACTCTGGTACGATGGGCTGCCAGCCCTCCTCGCGAGCGCACGCGGCGCCTGCTAGGACGCACAGCAATATAAGCCGCATGATCTGCCAGGAAAATCATTCACTTCACAAAGGCTCCGATATTAaatcctgggtggctagccgaatggcacaatcgctcacgaaacgctcacgaaacgaagcgctagtagatatctatctctatcgcgcttgcgtattggcgcgacagagccagcggcgtatcgctttcgtttggcgtcggagaaatgccattcggctacggggcctgaccagaaatatatgactactagcttttgcccgcggattAGCAATTCGAAGATTGcagaatgctctatacaaactcctgggccccattttagggaagtggggggtcagaaagagacaaaaagtagcctcatgtcactttccattccttcaactcAGCCTCAACTTAAAAATTACTTCAATtcatcgctctgttttgccgtgaaagacggacaaacaaacagacaaacacactttcccatttataacatctTATACTATTacacgagcaattcttgtatatttatttatttatttatttatttatatataccgacgatctcggaaaccgctctaacgatttcgctgaaatttgttatgtgggggttttcgggggtgaaaaatcgatctagcgtagccttagatcccggaaaacgcgaattttcgagttttcatgagtttttctttcgcgtttgtaaacgtaaaatatggtcgttaatttcgccgcgcgcgcatcgattccgcttagctcagtcgtacgaggtcggtcttatgtacgcagatagatcttAGGTGTCaaggtttcgaatcccggccagaaattaagtttttgttttttgtcttttttgtttttgtatttataagagttttttttttatctaaagacgtgatatattaaaatagaaccgagcgagtATGGAACCGAACTatttagtatggaagtatggattatcagcagggcgctgttattctgatgtatggccAATCCAGTGGATCCAGCGCGGATCCAGCAGGTAGAAAAAATgcagtaagtatgtatgaaatgcatatagacttactgcattttaactttgaggaacagcgtgagatacgagatttttttaaagtaatgacgatatacaaaatgttttattgaacaccgACAATATCtatggcgtatttcgaaaaatatgcaatactgaGTCTCCTATGAActtctaaatttattgacagggatgcaattacgtattttacttacgtatacagggtggcccattcaaatcggtcagtatgggaaagtctgaaactgtaagacatacgaagatttgttcttaggaaccatgtcaccgattttgataaaaagaaaaacggcattcatacaattaaaaaaaaaagtatacccagctggggaatcgaacccggttgttttgaaaaaataaacttacactatttctattcagatatcgtttgtgtaggtcttaagcagtaaatatctctaagaaacataatgtctaaaatgaataaaatgcatttttttcacatactttaatttatcatagtaggtgttaaaagtgaccaccgttacaatattcagcaagttcacttcatctttacaacagtgtacaaaaatagctataacaccgttgaagacctaaaagtagccatagagtcaactttaacgcagattcatacaaaatgcaatagtaagatcgttacctagacgtgttgaatattgtattgaaaaagacggtggtcactttgaacacctactatgataaattaaagtatgtgaaaaaaatgcattttattcattttagacattatgtttcttagagatatttactgcttaagacctacacaaacgatatctgaatagaaatagtgtaagtttattttttcaaaacaaccgggttcgattccccagctgggtacactttttttttttaattgtatgaatgcagtttttctttttatcaaaatcggtgacatggttcctaagaacaaatcttcgtatgtcttatagtttcagactttcccatactgaccgatttgaatgggccaccctgtatatatatatttttttaatagttatctacttactttttttacaagaatattgtttaatttattgttattacattTCAAAGCttttttccggtttgctcacggtcaacctaacacgctcctcctcgtttcgctcgtcgtcgcccttaactggactctgtcatatatacatattatactgCCAACATAGTCCATGAACAGAGAACTGCTACTTTGCTCCCTCttaacagggaagaaaagttAAAATGTATCTGTAAAAAGTTGGCATTActttttgtaaccatttttaaTCCTTATccttacataaataaaaaatgtcattaaaagTGTAACAACGATGAAGCGAAGGTACTAcaattaattaggtacataaataatgcTATCAACCAGACATGGCCTGCTTTTTTGGCATAACATTTGGGCATTCACTAGTTCAcattgaaaattactaatttacttactagtacttagtttaacttacttaatatttatgaaaaaataaacctctaagtaggtatattatacgtaGACAATCAATATTCTGATCTAAACATGAGTTGAAACTTAAAAGAAATTTTGCGGTaacagtaaataattaaatactttaaatacattttgaaaTCTTCAGTAGGTATACtacaacactttaagttctcgcgctttgtacaacgttgggaaaaaaggtaaaataatgttaattaatcgcgttcgacccgcatgtgactttaaatatacaGTTATAGTACAGTTTCAAACTAGttacgtttttgaaaaaaacacaCAATTGTAGCGAAATAGAATTATTTTGTGCTAAGCGGCCACGGGCTTCGTGCGAGAACGCGGAACCGTTTTAAACATGACGTAAAATAAGTTGATTAAAGTTAATTACGAATTTTAttgcagatttttttatttgcggatccgcagcgctggatccagcgctggcTGCTGAATCCAGCAGACCGAAAAATGCGCTGGATCCAGCTAATGGGTTGACGgctcagtatagtatgaagaaaatagttcaaACTCCGCaatatggcgcgtagtcatatatttctggtcaggctttacgtACTTAGGGTCAGTTGGGTCAACACAGTTACCAGCAGAAATCTATTAAAATACCCATACGAAAAATAGCGAACACTTAATTCGGTTTGGTGCAACGGACCCTTACAATTAGTGAGACTGGCGCGGGTGAGACGCACGATGATTGAATGTCATTGTCATGTCGGATATCGTTCTGATATCGGTGTACGTTAGAATTGGCCTGATTGAGTCTCTGCGGTCGTCGTGGATAAAAGCGAAAAAAATACTCTTAAGTAGCTTAGTAAAGACTCTTAATTAATGAAAGCTACAGAAAACTTAATCGGCTAAGCTGTtaatgaaatttaaataactcTTAACTGGTTCCACGTGCTCTTCCCAGTGTATTAATACGAGATTTACGagaatattaaatataagtaaatggCTGTTCCTTGTAGTTATTTAATAGCTAAGACATCTCTGTATAGTTTGAGGTGTGGAAGGAAAGCTGTAGGACGCGTGTGACATTAATATATTGCTTCCTCGTACAACTCTCACGTGTTGCTCGACCCGATTGCCGTCTCTCCTCCAATTATTATTCTGTATCGAATGGAATACGAAATTAGTACAAAAACGTATCTACTTATGAGGTTTGCCTTCATAACGCATAGGATTAATTCTATATTTTATAGATTCAGGTAAATATACATTGCTGATATACCTACGAACCAATTCATCATTACGATTCCCGAAAAATAGAATATTGgaaaatatttgtatgaaaattttgtaaCAATTTGAAAAGTCAATGTGGCCAATACGTgaaattttaaatcataaatattattaaaacccTGAATAAGCATCTAGTATCCTTTTAACTTTGACATACTTTGTATAGTTTATTTAACGGTTTAATACTTACAATAACTTCCCTAAAATATGCATAGGACGTTCACCTAAAAACTACAAATGAATCACCTTTGaacttttaatttcttttatcaAATAAAGGTCAATCTACCCTGAAGGAAAGTGTCGCTGTAGAATATACCGTAAAATATACCAACATAAGCTTTTGTACACACCTGGATCATTTCCATAAGAAAGGGGCAGGGAGGAGGACGGGAGCGAATGCCATCGTTTAACATTTTAAAGTAGAAATTTCGAGGGACGAGGAAATTGCTTCGTGTGAATAAATCGATACCTAGTAGCAGGTATACTGAGACAAGTAACAATTTTGCGAACTTCACATAGTAATATTTACCTTCCAATGATATTTCATGCGTACTGATACAACCAACATCATTTCGAAATAACGAACATTGTATAGGTATTGACTGATGCAAGTCACTTGCACCACAGGTGAGGT
This genomic stretch from Leguminivora glycinivorella isolate SPB_JAAS2020 chromosome Z, LegGlyc_1.1, whole genome shotgun sequence harbors:
- the LOC125240574 gene encoding uncharacterized protein LOC125240574, whose product is MRLILLCVLAGAACAREEGWQPIVPESSLTYTTYLKAPETSSALKIINRKPPSLAYPSKLSGAYSAGPLADSDACSVYKVSMNQELFYQYVEYQKDLPDLKEFTLCMWSKFHNHSDDHPLFSYSVGDSPKEISAWISNTVEASYFSMAVHGQTFFRLNYPLKLNTWYHSCQSWNGKTGEWQIWVNAERVGRGFHNRLVGHIIKGGGIAITGQEQSLLYSKDGIEPTIKQAGLMGEVTMLQLYHVALTAGKAHKDHKHHHAHHFKHDGTPVEASTEAVTEPPPPEATPLGNGNFLIGGQLQRAPDLNIAGPQPQQQMIPVQLPNGLQLQQGYINGQLSNRIVSEQLLNSVHQIPSALPSSNPLPQISLLDIPVSSSIGHGQRFSVRQPLGPSKSSTVMLSGSLLNPANVQYIDETSSHNLYKRDDSNKKRDKRDNPEKELGQYTTGKKDKRGLVALSDGSIVDDALLSPNIAADEDDAMFQQSLLSGLAGVVGNLPVQNVQKETVDEREPAEAEVKAVMQVCSGCTAEPFKKALVLSWRSTPKKLHSGAHYYKGLPICRAF